The DNA region CACGGCGGCGTACCAGGTCCGCCACACGCTGTCGTACCAGTCCGTCAACTGCCCGGGAGGCGTGTGCAGCACCTGCACCGCCTGCTGGGGCTGACCGCGGTGCAGCAGGAGCAAGGCGTCGAAAAATTCGCCGTACCGAAGCGGTGACGGCGAGCGGCCCGGCGTCCCGAGGGCGTCGATGATGTCCAACCACACAGCACGAGCGTCGTCGTCCCCGCGCAGTCCGTGGACCGTCGCGGCCGCATACGCGGCGCTCCTGAGATTGCCCGCACGGGGCCGGCCCGCCCGGTCCCACCCTTCGCGGAAACGCTCCGCCAGCGTGATCGTCTCGTCCCAGTCGCCGGCGAGCGCGGTGACGACGAGCATCCGCCTGGTCGCCAAGTGGCCCTCCTCACGGTAGAACGGCAGATCCCGCAGGCGCTCGGCATGTTTCCTCGCGGCTCGTAGGTCACCGGCGGCGACGGCGCAATGGTCGGCCATGCCGAACCCGTCGAAGAACTCCAACCCGGTCGTGGCCGTCACCTGCAGCGGGGCCAGCAACTCGGTGCGCCGCATCGCGCTGGCCGCCGCGGCTCGGACCTCGCCACGGCCCAGCTGCACCGCAGTGAGCTGGTCGAGCGCGGCGCTCTCGATGAGTGGGTCGTCGATGCGGCGGGCCAGCGTGAGCGCGCGCTTGATGAGCTCGAGGGTGGCCGGATCGGCGATCGCGCCGTTGCACGCCTCGGCGATAAGCAGGCGCGCCTGCGCAGCCGGGTCGCTGTCGGCCAGCATCCACGCCTCGGCGATCAGCGCCTCCACCTCTCCGGCCGCGGGCTCGGTCTCGATCAGCCCCGGGGCGCGGTTGATGAACTCGGCATTCCGGGCGAGGTCACCAGCCGCGCCAACCCGATCACCCGCTCGTATCGATGCGTCGGCCGCAGCCCTGCGCAGCCGCAGCGCGTCGTTGCCGAAATGCCGAGACTCGGCGGCACCTGCCGCACAGCGCAAAGCGTCGGCGGCCCTCAAGTCGTCCGCGGCGAGCTCGGCCGCCTGCTCGTAGCGCCGCTGCGACTCCCCGGGCATGCCCCGGGTGAAGGCCAGCCCGGCCAACCCGATCGCCAACCGGTACCCCTCGGGACGGTATTCAGCCTTGCCGGCCGCCCAGGCCAGGGCACCTCGCAACTCGTCGGCAACCCGATCGAACGCCCCTCGCCAGGAACCGGCGAGTTCGCGGGAGGCGACCTGGAGATCTGCGCTTTCATCCAGACACCAATTGAGGTGGCGCGAGAGTGCCTGGTCCGACTCGCCGGCGCCTTCGAGCCGATCTGCGCCGTACTGACGGATCGTTTCCAAGGCGCGGTAGCGAGTTCCACTCGGCTCCGCGATCGCGGTCAGCAAGCTCTGATCGGCGAGCCCGGCCAGAATGGTCGCCATGGAGCCGGCTGGCTCCGGCGGCCAACCGGCCAGAACCGTCGCCGCAGCGCCGGCGGTGAACGGGCCGGCGAAAACCGAGATCCGGCGCAGCACCGCCTGATCGGGTTCGGCCAGCAGCGCGTAACTCCAGTCGAGCGTCGAACGCAACGAACGATGCCGGTCATCGATCCGTGGCCCGCCGGTCAGCAGCCGCAGCCGGTCGGCCAACCCGGCTTCGAGTCCATCAAGTCCGAGCGACGCGAACCGGGCAGCGGCCAGTTCAATCGCCAGAGCCATGCCGTCCAGGCGGCGGCAGACGGCGGCGATGCGCTTGTTCTCGTCGGACGCCAGCAGGCTCCCGCCGGCCGAGGCCCGCCCAACAAACAGCTCGACCGCGTCACCGGGGCCACCGCCGTCGGCTTCGACGGACATCCCGGGCACCGCAAACACCCATTCGAAGGGCACCAGCAACCTGGCCCGGCTGGTGGCGAGCACCGCCAGCCCGGGGCTGCCGGCCAGTAGCCGCTCCAGCAGGACCACCACGCCGTCCAGCAAGTGCTCGCAGTTGTCCAGTACGAGCAGCGTTTCCCGGCCGGCCATCCAGCCCAGGACGTTGTCCGTCGCTGAGCGGCCCGCACTCTCCCCGAGGCCCAGCGCGTCCGCAATCGCCGCCGCGATCACCAATGGGTCGGTTACTGGTACCAGGTTGACGTACCAAACGCCGTCGGCGAACCGATCGTTCGCCTCAGCAGCGACGCTCAGGGCCAGGCGGGTCTTGCCGACCCCGCCCGGTCCCACAGCCGTGACCAGCCGATGCTCGCGCAGCGCTTTGGTCAGCGCCGCCCGCTCGGCCGCCCGCCCGACAAACGGCGTCAACGGCGACGGCAGCGCCGCGACTGCGGCCGGCGCACCCTCCGGAACAGAGAGCAGGTTCGCCGATACGGCAGCCAGGGCACGGCGATCGGACACCTGCAGCTTGCGCAGCAACGAGGAGACATGACTCTCAACGGTGCGGATGGAGATGAACAACCGAGCGCCGATCTCGGCGTTGGTCAGATGTTCACCGAGTGCGGCAAGGACCTCGGCCTCACGGACCGAGATGCCCACCTCGGGAGGTGTCCTCTGATTGGCCACGTTCAGATTGTGCACGGTGGTCTGCCGGAGGTGCCCCGCCAGCCGAAGAAGAGCACCATCGCGAAGCCCTTCAAGCCACCGCCGGGTTATTTTCTCCCTGGTGTCCGAGTCAGGACTACCGGGCCGACAACGTCGGCCTGGGCGCCTCCGCGGCGGTCTCCCGGAACCGAGCGTGGCAACCACCGGCCGATGTCGGCGTACGACTGTTTATGTCTGGTCGCGTACACCGAAGCGTCCCCCGCGGAATCCCGCGGCGGAGGCTGGCGGAAGCCGGGTGCCTGTTGACTCTCCCTTCGTGGGAGACCCAAGGGTGGAGCGCATGCACGTCGATGACAGCACGTTCTGGAGTATCGGAGAGGTCGCCCGGAAGACCGGGCTGTCGGTGAAGCTGATCCGGCACTGGTCGGACGCCGGGGTCGTTCACCCGGCACGTCGGACTCCGGCCGGTTACCGGCTGTACGGCACCGAGGCACTGGCCCGTCTGCAGCTGGCGCAGACACTGCGAGGGCTGGGCCTGGGGCTGGCGACGATCCGGGACGTACTGGAGCGCGAAAACACCCTGTCGGAGGTGGCCGCGACGCACATCGACGCGCTGGAGAAGCAGATCCGCACGCTGCGAACGCAGCAGGCCGTGCTGCGCTCCGTCATCCGCCGCAACACCACTGCCGAGGGGCTCACCACCATGACCGAGCTGGCGCGCATGTCCGCCGCCGAACGCCGCGCCACCATCCAGGACTTCGTCACCGACACCCTGGGGGAACTGAACGTACCCACCTACCGACGGGGCCTACTGGCCGCCACCCCGGACCTGCCCGCCGATCCCAGCGACGAGCAGGTCGACGCCTGGCTCGAACTAGGCGAACTCGTCAGGAATCCGGCTCTGCGCGCCAGTCTGCGCCGTATGGCCCACTACGCCGCCGAACACCACCCGGGCGAGCACGACGACAGCACGTTGCGGGACGCAGAGCAGGCGACAGACGACTGGCTGCGGCGAGTGGAGACAGCGACGGCGCAAGGAATTGCCCCGGACTCGCCGGCTGCCGATCCCGTCGTCACCGCCATCGTGGCGACCTGGATCCCCACGCAGGCTGCTCCGGACGGAAAGGAGCTCGTCGACGACGCGCAGGCCAGAGGCCTACTCCTCGAGCAGCTCGAAGTCGCTTCCGACACGCACGCCGAGCGGTACTGGCAGCTGCTGTGCATCATCAACGGCTGGCCCGTGCGGCCCAGCATGGCGGCAGCCGGCCGATGGCTGACGACGGCACTGCGGGCGCATCCTGAACCCGGTGTGCGGGCCGCGCAACTCGCCGAGTTGTACGACGCTGGGCAGGACGTGTGGGAACCGGTCGGCGTGCTCCACGCCT from Streptomyces sp. NBC_00258 includes:
- a CDS encoding TIGR03086 family metal-binding protein, which gives rise to MHVDDSTFWSIGEVARKTGLSVKLIRHWSDAGVVHPARRTPAGYRLYGTEALARLQLAQTLRGLGLGLATIRDVLERENTLSEVAATHIDALEKQIRTLRTQQAVLRSVIRRNTTAEGLTTMTELARMSAAERRATIQDFVTDTLGELNVPTYRRGLLAATPDLPADPSDEQVDAWLELGELVRNPALRASLRRMAHYAAEHHPGEHDDSTLRDAEQATDDWLRRVETATAQGIAPDSPAADPVVTAIVATWIPTQAAPDGKELVDDAQARGLLLEQLEVASDTHAERYWQLLCIINGWPVRPSMAAAGRWLTTALRAHPEPGVRAAQLAELYDAGQDVWEPVGVLHACDEVLEAVGGLVSAVEPGQFDRPTACADWDVQTLLNHLVWENLLWAGLADGTPRSDFTADHLGDDHVAAFRTASQAARSAFRRPGMLERRYGPAPGRRLVEQLVIEMLVHGWDLARAVGHPYDTVQHVAETALPVVREIYGDLPRTAAGSFAPPQPVPEDAAPLDRLAAYLGRTVM
- a CDS encoding ATP-binding protein; its protein translation is MANQRTPPEVGISVREAEVLAALGEHLTNAEIGARLFISIRTVESHVSSLLRKLQVSDRRALAAVSANLLSVPEGAPAAVAALPSPLTPFVGRAAERAALTKALREHRLVTAVGPGGVGKTRLALSVAAEANDRFADGVWYVNLVPVTDPLVIAAAIADALGLGESAGRSATDNVLGWMAGRETLLVLDNCEHLLDGVVVLLERLLAGSPGLAVLATSRARLLVPFEWVFAVPGMSVEADGGGPGDAVELFVGRASAGGSLLASDENKRIAAVCRRLDGMALAIELAAARFASLGLDGLEAGLADRLRLLTGGPRIDDRHRSLRSTLDWSYALLAEPDQAVLRRISVFAGPFTAGAAATVLAGWPPEPAGSMATILAGLADQSLLTAIAEPSGTRYRALETIRQYGADRLEGAGESDQALSRHLNWCLDESADLQVASRELAGSWRGAFDRVADELRGALAWAAGKAEYRPEGYRLAIGLAGLAFTRGMPGESQRRYEQAAELAADDLRAADALRCAAGAAESRHFGNDALRLRRAAADASIRAGDRVGAAGDLARNAEFINRAPGLIETEPAAGEVEALIAEAWMLADSDPAAQARLLIAEACNGAIADPATLELIKRALTLARRIDDPLIESAALDQLTAVQLGRGEVRAAAASAMRRTELLAPLQVTATTGLEFFDGFGMADHCAVAAGDLRAARKHAERLRDLPFYREEGHLATRRMLVVTALAGDWDETITLAERFREGWDRAGRPRAGNLRSAAYAAATVHGLRGDDDARAVWLDIIDALGTPGRSPSPLRYGEFFDALLLLHRGQPQQAVQVLHTPPGQLTDWYDSVWRTWYAAVWAEAAALSGHQDAAARIQRARLVTMGNPIATAIVDRAAVLASGDVGHDGLTAAAAALEGVGCRYQWARALVFLGGEQRARGESELARMGATAMVWPPQ